From Variimorphobacter saccharofermentans, one genomic window encodes:
- a CDS encoding prolipoprotein diacylglyceryl transferase produces MLPEVTILGHTIALYGLMILIGVIIGTIVALSLARRMSIKNEDVIFAIIYGIIGFIVGGKLLYLIIELPLILQNIDRIIHDYQLLISLLSGGFVFYGGFIAGFLLMLFYCRRYQVPTTGMIATIIPIVPLVHAFGRIGCFFAGCCYGIPYEGWMHIVFHRSLVAPNEVSLFPVQLLESAVNFGIFLFLYYSARKAKSATAILTSYLILYSIMRFIMEFLRGDSARGFLLGLSVSQWISILLLIIAIFIKKRHSDSISDVVDKDFLDKR; encoded by the coding sequence ATGCTACCTGAAGTCACTATTCTTGGACATACCATCGCCTTATACGGACTTATGATATTAATTGGTGTCATCATTGGTACCATCGTTGCTTTATCTCTGGCTCGCAGGATGTCGATCAAAAATGAAGATGTAATATTTGCTATCATTTATGGTATCATCGGTTTTATTGTTGGTGGTAAGCTATTATATCTGATTATTGAGCTTCCGTTAATCCTTCAGAACATCGATCGAATTATACATGACTATCAACTGTTGATCTCCCTCTTGTCGGGTGGTTTCGTATTTTATGGAGGCTTTATCGCCGGTTTTCTTTTGATGCTATTTTACTGTCGTAGATACCAGGTTCCAACCACCGGTATGATTGCAACGATTATTCCCATTGTACCACTGGTACATGCTTTTGGCAGAATAGGATGCTTTTTCGCAGGCTGCTGCTATGGTATTCCCTATGAAGGGTGGATGCATATCGTATTCCATCGTTCATTGGTTGCTCCTAATGAGGTATCCTTATTTCCAGTACAATTATTAGAAAGTGCTGTTAACTTCGGTATATTTCTATTCCTATATTATTCAGCCAGAAAAGCGAAGAGTGCCACAGCTATTCTTACAAGCTACCTTATTCTATACAGTATTATGAGGTTTATTATGGAGTTTCTTCGGGGAGACAGTGCTCGAGGATTTCTCCTTGGATTATCCGTGTCACAATGGATCAGTATTCTGCTACTGATCATCGCGATATTTATAAAGAAACGTCATTCTGATAGTATATCAGATGTAGTCGATAAGGATTTTCTTGATAAGAGGTAA
- a CDS encoding DUF4190 domain-containing protein, with translation MEDKRPADGKAIASLVLGIVSFICIFFGYGAILGIVLAIVGLILGMDSKKRNPSGMATAGVVLSIISLAICTISFIACVACVGALASLA, from the coding sequence ATGGAAGATAAGAGACCAGCAGACGGCAAAGCGATAGCCTCTTTAGTTCTTGGTATTGTATCATTTATCTGCATTTTCTTTGGATATGGCGCTATATTAGGAATTGTTTTGGCAATCGTAGGATTAATCTTAGGTATGGATTCAAAGAAAAGGAATCCTTCCGGAATGGCTACCGCAGGTGTTGTACTTAGTATCATTAGCTTAGCTATTTGTACAATCTCCTTCATTGCATGTGTTGCTTGTGTAGGCGCACTTGCATCATTAGCATAA
- a CDS encoding DUF4004 family protein — MNLISKKDLLAITGISYGQLYRWKRERLIPEEWFIKQSAYTGQETFFPRDQILSRIKSILDMKDHYSLEELAKMLSPETGEKRIPIESMQDISEINSSLLERLPQILDKTQYDILEVTMTIAISRLAARHSLSIEEMEDLLRKSMSAGSRLRKTNVIGIIFTIDKEFHVLFSSDTTILDFDSTITVIDQIALEEIADEIKLKYKNRFIQSS; from the coding sequence TTGAACTTAATATCCAAAAAGGACCTACTGGCTATAACTGGAATATCCTATGGACAGCTATATCGATGGAAGAGGGAACGTCTCATTCCGGAAGAATGGTTTATTAAGCAATCTGCCTATACAGGACAGGAAACCTTTTTTCCGAGAGACCAGATTCTAAGTCGGATAAAATCCATATTAGATATGAAGGATCATTATTCCCTGGAGGAGCTTGCGAAAATGTTATCTCCAGAGACTGGCGAGAAAAGGATACCAATTGAGAGTATGCAGGATATATCAGAGATTAATAGCAGTTTATTGGAGCGTCTTCCGCAGATCCTAGATAAAACACAGTACGATATTCTTGAGGTGACGATGACAATTGCCATATCAAGATTAGCAGCCAGACACAGTCTATCCATAGAGGAGATGGAGGATTTACTGAGAAAAAGTATGAGTGCCGGTTCAAGACTTAGAAAGACCAATGTTATTGGTATTATTTTTACCATCGACAAGGAATTTCATGTGTTATTTTCATCAGATACCACGATATTGGATTTTGACAGCACGATTACAGTAATTGATCAGATAGCCTTAGAAGAAATTGCAGACGAAATAAAGCTAAAATACAAGAACCGTTTTATCCAATCAAGTTAA